A region of the Phaeodactylum tricornutum CCAP 1055/1 chromosome 1, whole genome shotgun sequence genome:
TTCCTCAAGAGAGTATTTCGCGATGATCACAATCAGTAGGCGTGGAGGTCCCTTTGGTAAGGTTGTTTGCTGTGCTCACACAACAATACATAAGTATAAAATCTAGGCATGATAATCAGCCAATAAAAAGCTCCCTGTCGTTTTGTTTTCTTACAATAACGGTACCACGCGACGTCGCTTTGTGAGCTGGTGTAACAAAAAGAGCATTCCCACAAAAGAGAAGTTTTTTTTTTGCGAGACATATGCCGATACGCAAATAATGCAAGCAACAACCACAAAGAGGTGTATAGAATTAGCAATGGGCGTATCCGAATAAATGTTACAGAAAGACGACTGACCATGGGAGGCTGTCATTACACAACCTTAGGAGTTACCAAAAATTCGAGCACGGAAGACATTAAGGCGGCTTTCCGGAAGCTATCGAAAGAAACGCATCCGGATGTGGCCGGTCCCAAGGCAAATCCGGAGCGCTTTCGGCAAATTTCTGAGGCGGCATCGGTCCTGTCCAGTTCGAAAACGCGACAAATCTACGATCTCAAAATGGAGGGGGCGGGACGATTCGGTGCCGGCATCCGACACGAAGAAGCGTTTGCAGGAAAGCTGTACGAACAATTCGGCAAAGGATACAGGCAACAACGACCTACCTCGCATACGCAAGTATTTGTATCGACTCTTTTCCGCCCGCGGAATCTACTTTTCGGGACCGTCGCGGTTCTAGTTACTGCGAAGGCATCATCGTACATGATAGGGGAGGGCGGTAATAGGCCAGTGTCTGAGGGAGAGCAAATGGTACAGGCCTGGAGGAATCCACGGACTCAGCAGTGGGAAACCCCAGCACCCTGGGATCCAACCTATCGGCAAATGAAACCGGTACTAGAACTCGTGCCACGAGAACAAGTTAAATCGCGGACGCGATAAGAGTGTACTTTACTGGAATGATGTAAAGCGAACcaattttgtttgttttAGTACACAGATTTCGCTTAGCTTTTCTCGCACCAGAAACAATAAGCATACAGGATTATGTATTAGCATGCAGACTCCGTTGCTAGCTTATGCGAAAGCCATGTTCGACACTCCTGTTGTACTTGTTGCGCCTCCGGAAAACCTGCAGTACCTAGTCCAAGATAGGCGTGAGGGAGATTCGCGACAGCGCGGAGTTCCGATTCGACCCCAAGATAGCATaactttttgttgaaagcGACAGAATCATCCAGGAGAGGATCATTGGAGCCCGCGAACAGCAAAGTCGGAGGAAAGCGGCGTAAGCAGTCGTCAGCAGCGTATATGGGAGATACCAGAGGatttttcttgctgattcCCGACTCCGAAGGCAAATATGCGTCAGAAATTGCGGAGATCAAACCGCTCGGGAGGACGGGATCGTCGGTACCAGCGACCCGAGAGAGAGTTAAGTCGAGAGAGAGGTTCAGCACCGCGCACGAGAGCATAAGCGCGTCTGGGAGGCGCAAGGAAGGTGGTGTTTCCTTCTCGATATAATCCATGGACGTATCTGAGACGTTTCGTTTGCCCCCCGTAGCGGTCATACTCACATTCGTATGTATTTCATCTCTTTCCATGCAGATCTTCACGCAGAGAGCGGCAGCCAAGTTGCCTCCGGCGGATTCGCCTGTCACCACGATGCGATTTACTTCAAAACCAAGACTCTTGACGGAGTCGCCCCATAATAACGATCGATAAACGTCTTCTACTTGGTGCAACGCGTCCGGAAAGGCATGTTCAGGCAGTAAACAATATTCGGGACAAATAACGACAGCTCCAGTAGCCGCACTCCAATCCAATAAAAAAGGCAAATCGGAAGCAATAATGTGTGCGAAGAAACCACCGCCAGTTAGATGAAATATGACGTCGCGCTGGCGATGGCGATCGGACGAAGCAGCAAAGGGCTTGGGACTTTGTATTGAGTCCGGATTGTGTTCCGTGCCCTCGTCGATTGTAGACAGCGCATTAGACTGCATTTTACGCCGACCCAAAAGGCGTTGCGCCCTCCGAATCGCAGCCGCCAGTTCTGGGGCAGGTTCCTTGGACAGGATGAAACAGGACACGCCACAAATCTCGATACGATCCGCAACAGAAGCACCCTTAATCAAACGGGAGGCCTGTAGCGACAAGCTTTTAATCGCTGGTAGCGAGACCATTCCCCATGCATTCTGGATCAAAGATCGTGCCGAATCAGACGAAGATGTCACTTCGTGTGCCTTGCGGTTTGCTCCAATCAGGGAGTAAAATGAGGCTGCAGCAGCAGAGGCGATTGTGAGTTGCCACTTGCCTCGATCGGAGCCGGCACTTTTGCCAGTGTAAGTTATCGCCGTCCCAACCGAAGCATAAAATACATCCATGGCGCGTTTCAGCATCATGAAACGAAGTTCACCCTGTGAGTGCCAGAAGGAAGCCTAACGTGTGTAAACAGTGTGTAAGAAACCAGGGCAGCACTCATGTAACCTGGTATATACCGTTCTCCTGACTTACCCATGGGGTATCTCGAAATGCATAGCGTACCAGCTTCTGGGTTTTGCACGTGTCAAAGGCTGGCAAAGTAggagacgacgatggtgCATTGGACGACTTATCGTCCTTGGAAACATTAAATTGCAACATTGCCCATTGTTGATTCCATTCCTGTAGACTTTCCGAGCTATTTGCTATCCTTGACGCGATCCACAATTTCCCCCATCGTTTTCGAATTGCATTTGCCGAAGACATTAGCAAAACAAGTCCGCCCACGGCTTGGACTATTGTGACGCCCTCGCGTGCAGCAGCCCCCCTGATAGCCAAGAGTGTTCTCGGGAATGCGGTCGCTGCTGTCCTCGCCCCAGCAAATCCTACTGTCGCGATTATCCACCACGAAAAGTAACCAGGAGTGTTCGTTAATGCAATGTCCTTTCGCCGACCAAAGTTCGTCGAATTCCTTGCATCGTCAGTACGGACCAAACACAACTGTAGAATCACTACCAGCCGGAATAGAAGCGAATCTATTGAATTTCGGCTCTGGTAGTATGATCTGTACTGATCTTGTTGATGGTAGACATAAGCTTGTTCTGGATGTTCTTGATCCaaagcttgcttttcttgcAGAATACGCTTGAGGAGTTCTACCAACGACTGCAAATTGGAAGGATATACCCTCGAGCAAAGCAGTGAATGCACCGTTTTTGACGACGATACCTCGCGTCGTTCTCGTTCCAGAAGAAACTGAAAGTGTTCAAATAGAAGATGCTCTGTTGTCAGTAGGCAACCCCTCAAATCGGTAAGGGCCGGGTGCGTCCTTCGGGACGAATGTTCCGCGTCAATCACTTCTTGAATGGCCTTCAAACACTGATCCAGAAACGCAGCCGCGTCGAACGAATAGTGTGGCATATTCACAGAGTAGGAGTTAGAATCCTGGACGGCATGAGTTGATGTCAGACACCCGGGGTGACAAGATGATTTTGGccttttcacagtcaatgaaagCGATTTTGTTCCAAGTTGGAAAGGACTTCCGTAAAGTGGATGGAAAACGATGAGCTTTGACATCCTGCATCACTCGTCACCGTCTGCTTTCGATTTTCAGACTCGACATGTCTTCAAGACATCGTTGAATTATTTAGAGGTCACTCCCATTCGTTTCGGTAAAAGCATGTGTCGTTCATCGTTGGGAAATGTCTCTCGTTATATATCGCTCGGCATTGAAACTGTTACAGTATTTCATTCGTGCCAAGTTTAGCGACCCTGATCTTGAATTTTGTTTGTGTCTATGGTGCTATAAACAAGCGAAACACCGTAGGGGAGAAGTGATATGTAATGGTGTAGCGTAGAATTAAAGTTCATGGTAAgcgttttactgttaatatTAGCGACCTCGTTCAATAAAGAAATGCACCAGACACGGGCCATGTATAAAGGTGAACTACAATATCTCTTTGATTGCTTCAGAGCCGAGGTGGCATCGTGTCCGGCTGAGAGAACGAAAATCCTTGCGCTACCGTCGTAGTTTGTCCAGGAGTGCCTCTCTGAGGGATGGTGTCCGGCGTCAAATCAGTTTGGCGGAGATCCTCGGCTTGAACATCGCCGAGCGCCATGTTTCCCCATACATCCAAGCCGGATAAACTAAGCGCCCGACCGTACCCTCGCCCGGCGTCGGAAGCTTGACGGATTTGAGGTTGATCGGGTGCGGATATCAGGTAATTATTGGACATTGCCGATCCAATGGAGGCTGATGATACAAGCTGGCCATCGCCACCCGTGAACCCTGCACTCGCAAGGGCTTGTTCTTGACGCTGCACAACTTTGCGCAGCTCAGATATCTGCTCCACCAAATCCTCTGTTTTTTCGCCGCCTGCTCCTGATTCTTGCGTCTTTCTCGCGTATCGAAGAATGTCTGAAACCACAACATCTGTGGAAAGGGCATTGTGATACAGCAACCATGTCTGGATCATTCCGGGGAGCTGGAGAGCCCCGAGAATGAAAAGAGGGATAAAGATGAGATGAGCACAGACAATATCGTGAAGCCAGTAAAGGTACTTCACAATCCTGAAACCAAATAGGAGACCTGCCAAGCATACAGCGCCGAGCCCATAGTAGGCCGCCATTCCGTAGCGAATGTAGTTGGTATCTTCAATAAAAAGAGTTATAATCCCTGCGAACATACCGGAGAAGATTAGGATGCCGATAGTTCTCCGTACAGGATATGGCATTGTGCGTTCATGAGCAGAAAAAATTCGACCGACGACTATGAGTACCGCCAAAAAGATGAGAATCTTTCCCACCCCTATTGTAGGCGGATTCAAAGTTATATCAGACCGGAAGAGGGCAGAACGGCGGATTCCCTCTCCGATCACAAGATACACAACAGCTTTGATGAGGTACAACAATTTGGAAGTCAGAGGAAGCTGTTTCCAGAAGGAATTCTCTTCATTGTACCACATAGACCAACTCTTCGAAGCCCCTCCAGAAGTACCCCGTATCCATTTCAGCCAGAGGCCATAGTCGCTAGTCACAACATTCCAGTCAAAGGTGAGGGGATTGAACCAAAACGGACTACACAGAAAGGATGCCGCGGCCAGCCACAGCGACCAAGTTCTCCCAGCATACTGTCCAGCATCGGTGTAAGTACCCATGAGAATTAAGCCCGCAGCAAGTTCCACTCCAAGGTAAAGATGGCTTGCTGCAAAAAAGCGAAACTGTTCATCCATCGGAGTGTGCTGCGTCACAAAACCTCGTCCTGTCGGCCGGTATTTTGCCCCGCCAACGAGAATTGTTTGCGCCATGTAAGTTGCCTTCGTCTGTATGTGGAACATGAAATGAAGAGGGCCACCGGTGAcaaagacgaggaagatctCTTGCATGCTGGCGAGCCAACCCCTCTCGACACCGAGAGTTGCAAACAGCGGAATCGTCTGCAAAAGACCCAAACCCCCTAGCAACATTTGGATCGTTCCCATCGGGGTAATAAGTCGCTGGCCAATTTTTTCAAGATCGTAGATAGCCAAAACTGTCATGAGGTATACCACAACGTAGACAGTAAAAATTGTCAGGACGTTGGAAAAGTAGTGGCCAATCCCACCATAATAAAAGGAGAGGAGACGACAGAAATCCAGGCGATTACACATTCGGTAAACATCACGGGAAAGACTCTGCTCTGCTGCTCCTTGACTCAGCTTTGCTTCGAATTTGTAGATTTGGCTCATTCCAACGTCGCGGCCCTTGCCAATTTGCACATACTCTTTGAATCCGACAGATCCACCACGTATAACGTTGTTGTATCCAGCGAAAATGTCCTCCGACAGGTTGATGCCCCGTGATGCTTTGCTCACACCGCCTCGTGTGATGAAGAATAGCTTGTCAAAAATATCGGGGTGACCATAGTGGAGACGGATATGCAGGGGTCGGGTAAGGACGCGTTGACCAAGCGTCACGAAAGAGATCTCCTGCAGAGCCATGTAATTCGCCAAAGAACTAACGCTGCCTGTGAAAATGTGCTCGCGTAGACCTAGAATGGTCGTTGGCAAAGGTCCCTCGCGTTTAGCAAATTCTTGTAGGCAATTTCGCATTTTCAGCGCCTCCTCAAAGTAACCTTCCTGGTTCATATCAATTGTCTGAACATATTCGCCTCTAGTAAATATCATTGCGTGATTCTGATTCTCGGGTTTTCCTTCACCTAGAACTGGATCTCCTGGAAGGCGAACCCTGTAGACCTCTTGAATGTTGCCTCTTCTATCACTTTTTACCAGAACAGAATAGAAAGCGCTTGCACCCGAGCGATTCAGACGAATATTGTCGATGTAGGCCACTCTCATAAGGGGAAAACGGTGCATCAACGCTTCGATATCGTCTGCTTTTGAGTCTTGATTTCTCTTCATTTTTCCGTACATTTGACATGATACAATGTATCCAAACTTTTCTCCCATAAGGTCATTCGTtgtgtcttcgtcgagtCTTTCAAGATTAGCCAACAGGCGAAGTGCTTTTTCACAGTACATCATACCATTGACGGTTCGAGAGAGTGTCTGGGCGCGGATACTCGCCCAACGTCTAGTTTCGTTTACGTACTTCTTCGACCACACCTTATCTTCGTCCTTGATACCTAATCTCTCAAGAAAGTTATTCCAGTCTGATCGATAAAGAGTCTGGAGATACAGCAATGTTGACACACCTAAGGCATCTGATCGCTTCTCAAGATCGTCTTTGCTGTACGTCACATCTTCCGAGTAATAAGGTGTAAGGACGTTCCAAGAAAACATGTCATGAATAGAGGGCGCGTTTGGCATATCCATGAAAAGCGAATTCACGAAGAAAGTCAAACGACGGCGGACCTCCTTTGACTTAGGCTCAGCATCATCTGGATGCATACAAACCAATCCGTGCATCTTCTTTAGTACAGCTTTAAATGTCTCGTTCTTCGACGCTACGTCAAGCTGTTCAGAGGCGTATGAATCGTCCCAAAAGAATCCGTTTTCCATACTCCCGAGGAATGTCAGACGATCAAGAACATCACGAGAGTCTTTGTTTGAAGCCGTATTCTTCAGCATGCCCTTCACGGCATGGGTTAAGCTTCGAAACTTGTCACGAACTTGATCTCTCAACGCGTCAATTATCTTTACATCGACAGACTCACGGACTTCGTGTTGATTTTTCATTTCGCGATTTTTGCTCTCGGCATCTAAGCTGCTTAACGATCCAGCACTAACAACACGGCGCACTCTCGATCTTTTCATAGTCGGCTTTGCTTCTGGAGCTCTCTTCGTTAGTGATTTCGGTCGAGTGGTCGGATTCCGCGTCACTATGCCGCGTTCGAGGATGCGGACCACATCAACAAAATGTTTCATGACACCTCTCATTGTTTCGAGCTTTAAACATCCAGACATTGTTTCTGATTCAATCCACTTGTTCATCATCGCAACGACGGCATGTATGTCCTTGCTGTGGACAGGGCCGAGCACTTGAAGAAAGATGAACGAGCCAAGCTCCCATACCTCCGCGACGGCCGTCTGCATTGTAACATGTGAAGCTATGGGTTTAAAAAAGCTCTCGTCGGTATACTCGCCAGTCCGTAGATCTTTGTATTCCTCGGCTGGTCGCTCAAGTTCAGAAAGAACATCATCAATAACCCCTGCGGTTTGAAATACAGGTAGGTATATCGCCTGACTAAACCCATCGAATTGACTAAACTTCAAGTTGTCACTTTCGGTGGTCGAGATTATGTCTTCTTCGCGAAAGTGGTCAATGATTTCATTCCATGCCGCACTAAACATTACCCACTTTTGGATACGAACGTCTAGTAGTCGATTGACATAGCTTTGCAACATGTGTGGGTCTGCGCCAAGAAGCGACGACCCTTCGGAGAGGTTGTTTCCAGACGAGGACAAGAAACTTGCAGAAGAGCCGCGACGACTTCCGGCATCCTGAGACAGCATCTTTTTACAAAAATGCTCCGGTGCGCGTCCAAAATTCATTCGAATGTCGTCTATTGAGCGAATGTCCCCGAGATGATCGGAAAATCCTACTGACGTTCCGGCGAACGCCTGCCATGCCGCGTACCAGATACTCATGTCAATCAAATATACGATGAACTGCGGGAGCCAGCGTAGACTCAACAACAGAATCATTTTTGTGAAGCTCTGGTTTGGGTAGTTCAAATAATCATCCGTCAATTGGAGGGAAGGAAGCACCATGGAGTGAACCTCAAAGACGTaggaaaagaaaagcttCCAAGCCATCAGCGTCGTCCAAAATGCAATGTAAACGATGGTGTGCCCAAACGATTCGTGAACCTCTTTGCCAACGTATAAACGGCTGAGGGGATAGAGTATGTTTAGAAATGACTGCACATAGTCGTTCTGACTCGTGTAGATACGGGTCGCTAGCGAGGGAATAATCTGCAAGAACATCTCGATGAAGTAAGGAATCATCACAAGCAAAGATAGCCAAACGTACTGCCACCACCAAAACGTTGAGTCGGCCTCGATACCTAAATGAATTCCTTTCTGTGGCGAGAAAGCCCACATCAAATAGAGTGTCTGGTAGACAAGAGTCAGAAAGCGAGCAGCCAACACAAACACCGAGCCACAGACATCGGTACCAGATAGTTGGATACCAGGGTAGCTGCCCCAAACTTCCAAAAGGGCCCAGCAAAGATGCAAAGCGTTGAAGATCCAGAATACGGCACTCGCAACTTGAAGGGAAAATACCCAACCCCAAACGAGTTCGCGAGAAAAAGCCACCACTCCAAGTAAGTAAAAGGTAACGATGTGCCACTCCAAAATCCTGTTTAGAGCTAAAATACCCCGGAGCCAAGAGCGCTTCTCCAGAAAGGTCTTGGGAGCTTTGCTGAGACCTTCCGCAATGGGAGGATAAAGCTCACCGTTCAATGGACCAGCAATGCCTCCGGTGCCCTCAATATCGTCCGCATCCAGGTTCTCCGAAGAATAACGAAACTGGAGACAGTTGCGGGACCAGAAGTACTCGTTAAAGTCATCGTAGTTCCGTTTATCGGGATGATCCGCATCAGACCTCATGTTCTAAAAAATATTCAACAAGGAATTCAGAATAAGAAACAAAAAGTAGAATAATATATTCGGTTTGCAACAAATTGCAGCCACGCCACATACCTTGGCCACGATGTCATAAATTGGTGTAATCACAAAGTCCAGAAAGTGTCCGGCGTACAAACTTCGCGTTTGCGTATATCCTTCGCTTCGAATGTACTCCTCCATGGTCTTGTGGTACAAGAACCAGACACACTCGGCCATGTGACGGAGATTGCACGCCTCGCCCCAAACGCAAAAGTAAAGAACCAAATCGACTACGCGACTGGCCACCGCTGGTGGCGCATTCATGGACGTattcattttggaaaagtttggCGAAACACCCATGGCTCGGCACCACTTGACGTAATTCGAAAAGACTTTGGCGTGCAAAGCGTGAATGGGACTCGGGGGCTGGACCGAAGGTGGAAGAATGTGTGAGCTCATATACCGCCGATTGTTGCTGAGCAAGATCAACAAGTGCTCTGCCTGGTTCCGAACCGAGGAATCCTGAAAGCCAAAAAAGTTGCCCAGATCTTCACACGCCGAGTACACCAGATTGGCGTACTCTGCCAAACGCGGAGGTAATTTACCCGGATCAAACATGTTGTAGGTATCCTGGTTTCCCGGCGGATCACGGTGAGGGGAAATCAGTGAGTTTTCTCGTCCcaatttgctgttgctgtccCCAATCGTAGTCGGTACGGCGGTGTAGTTATGCGATCGGAAGAGGCGCCATGGATTCAAGTCAGCAACGTGGCCGTCTCGATAAACAATCGAGGCCGCTACCAAAAGCGAAGAAGCTACCCACACGAGACCGTACAAGAGCTCCTTCGCAACGGATACATCGGGTGCGGTACCGTCGTCCGCGTGGGGATAGTAAGGGTAACCCCTCACAATGTCCATGAGGTAGGGCAACATGGGTTTGAGCACCAAACACGCGGCAACCGCACCAGCCTCCATAATGGTggccaacaacaagaaaaaggtcGAGTTGGTTCTGACGATATTGCAAAAACGCAAGCAATGTGAGAGATGGAGCGGACTTGCTTCCGTTGAACTCTACACGAGCCCGAAAGTGAGGGACGTACCGGGACGACAAAACAGCGGAGACAATCGCACAAACTACGCCCACCACGGGGAAAAAGTACGAGTTGGCCAGATGAAGGAAGCAACCTACGAGCAGGACGATGGCACTGCCGAAGCAGAATCCTGGAAAGATTACGGGCAGAAGCACACCAAGAGACAAACCGACAAGCGACGCGTTGATCGATAGAATGTATAGGAAGACCATGGCTGTGTCGGATCCGACTGGAACAAAGAGTGGTTCCAAGTACGTATATGTCAAAAATCCTGCAAAGACCGCCGAAAGAGTGCCCGAGAACAGTCGTTGTGTCCTGTGGTAGAATATTGAAATGGTGTCAGCTAAGAGGCAATAGGAGAAGCAGCAATTCGAGGATTCCGTTTCATTAACGTGCAACGAGCAGAAGCATCTGAAGGGATTCTCTGTCGGGACAAACTTACGAAGAGGCGCGACTCGCCAAGTAAGCAACACTCAAGGCGGCTAAAAACCGGATCGCCGGGTATCCCATTCTAGCAATCATTTCCATTGTCTCGTTGCCCCCGCCTCCAATGGCGTCGTCATCGGCTTGAGCTCCCCCCATGGCGCTACCTGGACGGCCAGAGGGTTCTTCCGATGTCAGCAGTCCAATCGGGAACGCTTGGCAGTATCTACCTGGACGGCACACCTAAGGTCGATGTACAAATAGAATTGTGGCTGGTGTTTTCGTGCTACGTTTGCCACCTTGTGAGGTGTAGACCAGATGAATAGCGTATCTGTTAGAGAGAGGCGTCGGGGAAAATGGTTTATAGAGTACGTGGGTAAAACGGGTGACGAACCCGGGCGGGGTCCGAACCGCTTCGTCGTCTGTTTCTACGGTTGTCCCGAACAATCGTGTTGACAGATGCGTATCGTCGATCTCGACCGTCGACCGATATCCACCGAGAGCGATCGACACTACCACGACATGCGACGATCACGGGTTGAATACAGTTGGGAAACACATGCGTCACAAAATGGGTCGCCCTTTGGAAGATACAGACAACTCCGGGTATGCCGCACATTCGTACCATCGAATAGATACGCATGTAGGTAGGTCTATTCAAAACCTACAGGTAGGGTTAATGTTTCCTTGGCCCGGTGGCGGATCATtttttgtcaaaaaggcACGAGTTAGACGGGTGGGTGACTTTGTTGCGTGGCGTCGGTGCGTTTGTTCGGCTTACGGCGAAAATCTCACCATGACGATACGACTCTTCCAATAGATTCTTCGGAAACAGAGTTTCCCTGCAGAAAGAGGATCCCGATCGAAAGTGAGCCGAAATTTTTTTGAGAGTACCTGCGATCTCTA
Encoded here:
- the BGS1 gene encoding glycosyl transferase, family 48 (Synthesizes 1,3-beta-D-glucan. Reaction catalyzed: UDP-glucose + [(1,3)-beta-D-glucosyl]n = UDP + [(1,3)-beta-D-glucosyl]n+1.~Alternative splicing variant 1), which gives rise to MGGAQADDDAIGGGGNETMEMIARMGYPAIRFLAALSVAYLASRASSTQRLFSGTLSAVFAGFLTYTYLEPLFVPVGSDTAMVFLYILSINASLVGLSLGVLLPVIFPGFCFGSAIVLLVGCFLHLANSYFFPVVGVVCAIVSAVLSSRTNSTFFLLLATIMEAGAVAACLVLKPMLPYLMDIVRGYPYYPHADDGTAPDVSVAKELLYGLVWVASSLLVAASIVYRDGHVADLNPWRLFRSHNYTAVPTTIGDSNSKLGRENSLISPHRDPPGNQDTYNMFDPGKLPPRLAEYANLVYSACEDLGNFFGFQDSSVRNQAEHLLILLSNNRRYMSSHILPPSVQPPSPIHALHAKVFSNYVKWCRAMGVSPNFSKMNTSMNAPPAVASRVVDLVLYFCVWGEACNLRHMAECVWFLYHKTMEEYIRSEGYTQTRSLYAGHFLDFVITPIYDIVAKNMRSDADHPDKRNYDDFNEYFWSRNCLQFRYSSENLDADDIEGTGGIAGPLNGELYPPIAEGLSKAPKTFLEKRSWLRGILALNRILEWHIVTFYLLGVVAFSRELVWGWVFSLQVASAVFWIFNALHLCWALLEVWGSYPGIQLSGTDVCGSVFVLAARFLTLVYQTLYLMWAFSPQKGIHLGIEADSTFWWWQYVWLSLLVMIPYFIEMFLQIIPSLATRIYTSQNDYVQSFLNILYPLSRLYVGKEVHESFGHTIVYIAFWTTLMAWKLFFSYVFEVHSMVLPSLQLTDDYLNYPNQSFTKMILLLSLRWLPQFIVYLIDMSIWYAAWQAFAGTSVGFSDHLGDIRSIDDIRMNFGRAPEHFCKKMLSQDAGSRRGSSASFLSSSGNNLSEGSSLLGADPHMLQSYVNRLLDVRIQKWVMFSAAWNEIIDHFREEDIISTTESDNLKFSQFDGFSQAIYLPVFQTAGVIDDVLSELERPAEEYKDLRTGEYTDESFFKPIASHVTMQTAVAEVWELGSFIFLQVLGPVHSKDIHAVVAMMNKWIESETMSGCLKLETMRGVMKHFVDVVRILERGIVTRNPTTRPKSLTKRAPEAKPTMKRSRVRRVVSAGSLSSLDAESKNREMKNQHEVRESVDVKIIDALRDQVRDKFRSLTHAVKGMLKNTASNKDSRDVLDRLTFLGSMENGFFWDDSYASEQLDVASKNETFKAVLKKMHGLVCMHPDDAEPKSKEVRRRLTFFVNSLFMDMPNAPSIHDMFSWNVLTPYYSEDVTYSKDDLEKRSDALGVSTLLYLQTLYRSDWNNFLERLGIKDEDKVWSKKYVNETRRWASIRAQTLSRTVNGMMYCEKALRLLANLERLDEDTTNDLMGEKFGYIVSCQMYGKMKRNQDSKADDIEALMHRFPLMRVAYIDNIRLNRSGASAFYSVLVKSDRRGNIQEVYRVRLPGDPVLGEGKPENQNHAMIFTRGEYVQTIDMNQEGYFEEALKMRNCLQEFAKREGPLPTTILGLREHIFTGSVSSLANYMALQEISFVTLGQRVLTRPLHIRLHYGHPDIFDKLFFITRGGVSKASRGINLSEDIFAGYNNVIRGGSVGFKEYVQIGKGRDVGMSQIYKFEAKLSQGAAEQSLSRDVYRMCNRLDFCRLLSFYYGGIGHYFSNVLTIFTVYVVVYLMTVLAIYDLEKIGQRLITPMGTIQMLLGGLGLLQTIPLFATLGVERGWLASMQEIFLVFVTGGPLHFMFHIQTKATYMAQTILVGGAKYRPTGRGFVTQHTPMDEQFRFFAASHLYLGVELAAGLILMGTYTDAGQYAGRTWSLWLAAASFLCSPFWFNPLTFDWNVVTSDYGLWLKWIRGTSGGASKSWSMWYNEENSFWKQLPLTSKLLYLIKAVVYLVIGEGIRRSALFRSDITLNPPTIGVGKILIFLAVLIVVGIITLFIEDTNYIRYGMAAYYGLGAVCLAGLLFGFRIVKYLYWLHDIVCAHLIFIPLFILGALQLPGMIQTWLLYHNALSTDVVVSDILRYARKTQESGAGGEKTEDLVEQISELRKVVQRQEQALASAGFTGGDGQLVSSASIGSAMSNNYLISAPDQPQIRQASDAGRGYGRALSLSGLDVWGNMALGDVQAEDLRQTDLTPDTIPQRGTPGQTTTVAQGFSFSQPDTMPPRL
- the BGS1 gene encoding predicted protein (Alternative splicing variant 2); its protein translation is MIARMGYPAIRFLAALSVAYLASRASSTQRLFSGTLSAVFAGFLTYTYLEPLFVPVGSDTAMVFLYILSINASLVGLSLGVLLPVIFPGFCFGSAIVLLVGCFLHLANSYFFPVVGVVCAIVSAVLSSRTNSTFFLLLATIMEAGAVAACLVLKPMLPYLMDIVRGYPYYPHADDGTAPDVSVAKELLYGLVWVASSLLVAASIVYRDGHVADLNPWRLFRSHNYTAVPTTIGDSNSKLGRENSLISPHRDPPGNQDTYNMFDPGKLPPRLAEYANLVYSACEDLGNFFGFQDSSVRNQAEHLLILLSNNRRYMSSHILPPSVQPPSPIHALHAKVFSNYVKWCRAMGVSPNFSKMNTSMNAPPAVASRVVDLVLYFCVWGEACNLRHMAECVWFLYHKTMEEYIRSEGYTQTRSLYAGHFLDFVITPIYDIVAKNMRSDADHPDKRNYDDFNEYFWSRNCLQFRYSSENLDADDIEGTGGIAGPLNGELYPPIAEGLSKAPKTFLEKRSWLRGILALNRILEWHIVTFYLLGVVAFSRELVWGWVFSLQVASAVFWIFNALHLCWALLEVWGSYPGIQLSGTDVCGSVFVLAARFLTLVYQTLYLMWAFSPQKGIHLGIEADSTFWWWQYVWLSLLVMIPYFIEMFLQIIPSLATRIYTSQNDYVQSFLNILYPLSRLYVGKEVHESFGHTIVYIAFWTTLMAWKLFFSYVFEVHSMVLPSLQLTDDYLNYPNQSFTKMILLLSLRWLPQFIVYLIDMSIWYAAWQAFAGTSVGFSDHLGDIRSIDDIRMNFGRAPEHFCKKMLSQDAGSRRGSSASFLSSSGNNLSEGSSLLGADPHMLQSYVNRLLDVRIQKWVMFSAAWNEIIDHFREEDIISTTESDNLKFSQFDGFSQAIYLPVFQTAGVIDDVLSELERPAEEYKDLRTGEYTDESFFKPIASHVTMQTAVAEVWELGSFIFLQVLGPVHSKDIHAVVAMMNKWIESETMSGCLKLETMRGVMKHFVDVVRILERGIVTRNPTTRPKSLTKRAPEAKPTMKRSRVRRVVSAGSLSSLDAESKNREMKNQHEVRESVDVKIIDALRDQVRDKFRSLTHAVKGMLKNTASNKDSRDVLDRLTFLGSMENGFFWDDSYASEQLDVASKNETFKAVLKKMHGLVCMHPDDAEPKSKEVRRRLTFFVNSLFMDMPNAPSIHDMFSWNVLTPYYSEDVTYSKDDLEKRSDALGVSTLLYLQTLYRSDWNNFLERLGIKDEDKVWSKKYVNETRRWASIRAQTLSRTVNGMMYCEKALRLLANLERLDEDTTNDLMGEKFGYIVSCQMYGKMKRNQDSKADDIEALMHRFPLMRVAYIDNIRLNRSGASAFYSVLVKSDRRGNIQEVYRVRLPGDPVLGEGKPENQNHAMIFTRGEYVQTIDMNQEGYFEEALKMRNCLQEFAKREGPLPTTILGLREHIFTGSVSSLANYMALQEISFVTLGQRVLTRPLHIRLHYGHPDIFDKLFFITRGGVSKASRGINLSEDIFAGYNNVIRGGSVGFKEYVQIGKGRDVGMSQIYKFEAKLSQGAAEQSLSRDVYRMCNRLDFCRLLSFYYGGIGHYFSNVLTIFTVYVVVYLMTVLAIYDLEKIGQRLITPMGTIQMLLGGLGLLQTIPLFATLGVERGWLASMQEIFLVFVTGGPLHFMFHIQTKATYMAQTILVGGAKYRPTGRGFVTQHTPMDEQFRFFAASHLYLGVELAAGLILMGTYTDAGQYAGRTWSLWLAAASFLCSPFWFNPLTFDWNVVTSDYGLWLKWIRGTSGGASKSWSMWYNEENSFWKQLPLTSKLLYLIKAVVYLVIGEGIRRSALFRSDITLNPPTIGVGKILIFLAVLIVVGRIFSAHERTMPYPVRRTIGILIFSGMFAGIITLFIEDTNYIRYGMAAYYGLGAVCLAGLLFGFRIVKYLYWLHDIVCAHLIFIPLFILGALQLPGMIQTWLLYHNALSTDVVVSDILRYARKTQESGAGGEKTEDLVEQISELRKVVQRQEQALASAGFTGGDGQLVSSASIGSAMSNNYLISAPDQPQIRQASDAGRGYGRALSLSGLDVWGNMALGDVQAEDLRQTDLTPDTIPQRGTPGQTTTVAQGFSFSQPDTMPPRL